In Vigna radiata var. radiata cultivar VC1973A unplaced genomic scaffold, Vradiata_ver6 scaffold_507, whole genome shotgun sequence, the genomic stretch GTCAGGCGATATCTGCGACACTGAAGTTGTGATCAGCGTCCCTGAAGGGCACCCAAGCGCCAATGCGAGAGCTCTGCGCTGAGCGCCTCCAAAAGGGCGCTCAGGCGCCATCTGCGACTCCTCTTTGTGCTAATTTTCTAGCTTTCCTGAGTCccaactccttgctacttcaacttcttcttccaaatcatcttagttcctgtcaaaacaaggagaACCAAGCAAAAAACCAATAATTCAAccttcaactcttttattctcacaactaaagaaaaagcatgatttcaagctagtttctaagtcataaagggtgtttttagtatcaaaattaagtataaaataatggtgttttcaaccgttatcagaaaGCTAAACCCATATATCCCATatattttttgatgatgacaacagcataaatgttttaatagtttcttgCACACATTAAGCAAAGTtgttgtttatatatttgattgtgcTTGAACTATATGTTATGCATATTCATTGTGTTTATATATCTGTGATTATATTTGTGATATGCATATTCATTGGTTAAGGTTGACAAAACTCTTTGAACCTTGTATATCTGGATGAATAAATTGTTTACacagtttataaaatttgtttcatttcatCTGATATCAATACATGATTAATTGTGGCAAACTACtagttttaaccgattacattatgtggataatcaattaaaactcggGTCTTTGCTTATACTTGACTACTGAGTGCATTGATgagttttgaatgaaaaagttttcaaatttgcttAAGTATGGTACTTAACCAATTATACTATTTTCTTAATAGGTTAAAACACATGTGcattaaaaacttgttttttgaTAAAGTCATAACTACCAtaatggtcatatttttaaatgttatgacTTGCATTAATTACATAAATCGATTACATGCAACGCTTAATTtgttaaatgtgaaaaatgtaattttgttaAGGAAGTATTAATTggttaatcgattacattaagaATGTAATTGACTGttatatctataaatagacgcaTAACTCTTTGCATTAAACAACATTTTGAATTATAACTTTCATATCTGATAAAGTTTGTTGAGTTCCTAATTATAGGAACATCTgttctccaagaatcaagaagaaTTTCATTTGGAAGAAATCATATCAAGGATTCTTGAAGAGTTGTTGTGCATTCAAAGTCTGATCAATTTGCACTGTGAGGTATTCTTCTAGAAGATCAGAATCATTTGCAATCTGTTGTGATTGTGGCTTCCTGTTGCTAAGGCTAGGAAGAGAACTTGTGAAGTTCTGGTTACTTTGAGTATGGTATCTCAAAAGGGTTGACAgaaagaggattgttcttttTAGGTGTATACTATAGTAGATTTAAAGTTAGATAGGAGAGTACATTGAGAGGGTGTCTTTGTATTTCTTGTTGTAAAACTTAATCTATATAGTAGAATCCTTTCAATCCCAGGTTGATTGAAAAAAGACTGGATGTAGTCAGTTGAGGTCAAACCAGTATGAATTGTGGTGTTgatctttttattctttctcttttacattttcttactttctttattttcttgcatTCCAAGAAAGattcaaagattttgaaaaaagttttaaaaaaacaatttttataaaacaaaaccaaTTCATCTCCTCTTTGTTGAGAAACTTGGCCTACTATTCTCTACAAGAAGTGTTGAGGCATGTGGTGGAGGTGTGCTATGTTGGTGGTTACCATTAAAATTGAGAGAGtgagtttttgaaatttttttgtgtCAAAcagatgaataaatttgttataaatcttctaattcttaattaaatatcaaaattcaacGATAAATCAATCTGATATTGAAATCCGATTGGATATCAAAATTCGATTGTCCCTTTGTTGAATATTAAAATCTAATGTTTTGCTTTCGATCTCAATATccaatatatgatttttttcaattcggATATCAAAATCCTACAGTGATTTGTTGTacaataaatgtaatttaatatagATTGTCAAATGAAATCATGAGtggattttgaattttaattttatatatattctgaaacatttataataatattgaaatcaatgagtagattttttttaatgcattatggcttttaaaatctataattcaatatttattaaattttaatgatttattaagtgtttgaatttatattttattaattaaattgatagttttagttatttgaatctttttatatttattttaactaaattgaTAGTATTagttttccaaatttttaatttaatatttattaaattttaaaggcAATCAATTACAAAGGttggcttttgaaatttttaatttaatatttaagaaattttaatgatttattaagtctttaaaattatagatttttttaattgatttttaaaatgatttattaagttttattttttttttacattcataattcattaatatattattacaaataaaaaaaattaaattctataaaataaaaaaaaattaaaatcaatattaaatatttacaaactaaattatttatttcaaaacaaatataattaattcaaatatttatataaataaataattaagtaaaataaaacaaattagttaaaataaaaataaaaaaatcataaagtaaataaaacataaaataattcaaaataataattaattaattaattaattaaaatatatatatatatatatatatatatatatatatatatatattcattaataactaccttttattttatattttaaattaaattttaaaattattaaaatatccttagatttaaagtttttttttaaacagagacatttttgtaacctaaaacttggtacactttgctaaaatctATCAACTGAAAACTTCCTTACACAAATTAAcaaatctcatatatatatatatatatatatatatatatatatatatatatatatatatatatatatatatataNNNNNNNNNNNNNNNNNNNNNNNNNNNNNNNNNNNNNNNNNNNNNNNNNNNNNNNNNNNNNNNNNNNNNNNNNNNNNNNNNNNNNNNNNNNNNNNNNNNNNNNNNNNNNNNNNNNNNNNNNNNNNNNNNNNNNNNNNNNNNNNNNNNNNNNNNNNNNNNNNNNNNNNNNNNNNNNNNNNNNNNNNNNNNNNNNNNNNNNNNNNNNNNNNNNNNNNNNNNNNNNNNNNNNNNNNNNNNNNNNNNNNNNNNNNNNNNNNNNNNNNNNNNNNNNNNNNNNNNNNNNNNNNNNNNNNNNNNNNNNNNNNNNNNNNNNNNNNNNNNNNNNNNNNNNNNNNNNNNNNNNNNNNNNNNNNNNNNNNNNNNNNNNNNNNNNNNNNNNNNNNNNNNNNNNNNNNNNNNNNNNNNNNNNNNNNNNNNNNNNNNNNNNNNNNNNNNNNNNNNNNNNNNNNNNNNNNNNNNNNNNNNNNNNNNNNNNNNNNNNNNNNNNNNNNNNNNNNNNNNNNNNNNNNNNNNNNNNNNNNNNNNNNNNNNNNNNNNNNNNNNNNNNNNNNNNNNNNNNNNNNNNNNNNNNNNNNNNNNNNNNNNNNNNNNNNNNNNNNNNNNNNNNNNNNNNNNNNNNNNNNNNNNNNNNNNNNNNNNNNNNNNNNNNNNNNNNNNNNNNNNNNNNNNNNNNNNNNNNNNNNNNNNNNNNNNNNNNNNNNNNNNNNNNNNNNNNNNNNNNNNNNNNNNNNNNNNNNNNNNNNNNNNNNNNNNNNNNNNNNNNNNNNNNNNNNNNNNNNNNNNNNNNNNNNNNNNNNNNNNNNNNNNNNNNNNNNNNNNNNNNNNNNNNNNNNNNNNNNNNNNNNNNNNNNNNNNNNNNNNNNNNNNNNNNNNNNNNNNNNNNNNNNNNNNNNNNNNNNNNNNNNNNNNNNNNNNNNNNNNNNNNNNNNNNNNNNNNNNNNNNNNNNNNNNNNNNNNNNNNNNNNNNNNNNNNNNNNNNNNNNNNNNNNNNNNNNNNNNNNNNNNNNNNNNNNNNNNNNNNNNNNNNNNNNNNNNNNNNNNNNNNNNNNNNNNNNNNNNNNNNNNNNNNNNNNNNNNNNNNNNNNNNNNNNNNNNNNNNNNNNNNNNatatatatatatatatatatatatatatataaagaagagATGATAGAAtgagatttgaaaaagaaaaagtagaagtGCTCAAAGATTTTTcgttttattaaaagttaataacattttaaatagaTTGAAATTGGGACATAACCGTAATTTCAAAAGAATTTGAAGGTATAGGATGAAACTCGACAGGGTAAAACGCCAATAAACTTACTTCCGCATCGAGTGCATAATGTGCcaacataataaaattgaaaaatactaCCCTTCCCGTACATTTCAAAAATagttatgtaaaaaaataaagatttcatTTGAAagtatttatttgataaaatttaaggctaaaacatctttaatttttttaaaatattgtatactATCAATATTTTTCAAGATCTTGGTAAAGTGCACTGTcattcatattttgaaaaaaaaaaagtcttaagCACTCAACTTAGGGGAATATTCATGAAAATGTATAGTTACATCAAaactataaaatgaaaaaagttttgaaatatcaaattaataaaataagcaCATTTGAAATGGATTTTGGACGTCTTGAATTTTTTGGTTAAATTGTAATCATGATTTCTAAACTTTTTCCCACAATTTAAGCCCATCTATCTGCCTAGGGATCTCTACTACCAAAGGATTTAACCAGAATCCAATGAACAGGTAGCAACTGTAAGTTATTCTCAACCATGATATCAGACAGTGACAACATTTTCTGACCTGAATACATACATGTCTCCGGACAAAGGCCAAAATAATGATTCGCCACATAATAAGAGTAAAGTTACAACGAAAATATTGCAGGGCTAAAAATAATAACTGAAGGTCAACATATACAAAAGACACATGATCAAGACATGCACCTAAAGACaaactaaaaacagaaaaatacgGCAAATAGCATGTCAGTGCCCAGAATGCATCAGAACATCAGAGTGGAGAACTGTGTGGGAGCATTATCAGCACCTGGTTATTTTCTACCTTCTTTGAGGACCCACTGATGTGCAGCATACTAGTTGTATCCAGTATGGTCTGCTCTTGAccttccttttttctctcttgatgTCTGCAGGATATCTTGCTGGAGAGTTCCATTCTTTTGCAACCTCTCCTTTTACCACTTGGGCTGCAGGGGATTCAGGACCCAGAATGGAGTTAACAGTGGTCAATCCAGAACCATTCTTTTCTGAAACTTTACTAGTCTTCTCAGCCCCTGAGTTTTCAACTGATTTTGGAGATTTTGGCTTCTTGCTATGGGCAGCCTCACCCAAGAGGCTCTTCAGAGGTGTGTGCTCCTTACTGGTGCTCCAGTTTGTCACCTTTGCTATTATTTCTTCATTCCTCTTCCTCTCTTGAGACTCACCAACAACCTGATTTAGAGTGGGAAACCAACCAGCCTGTGAAGTGGAATCTGATTGCTGTGGATTCTGTCCCCTCTGGACTTCAGAAGCAGTGGCTTTTGGGCTAACTTGCATAGGTTCAACCAACGTCATGAAAGATGGTGGCTCAAACATTTCCGATTTATCAGACTGCTGTCTCTCAGGTGCAGCTTTTGAATTGTTCAAGTTTGGCTTTCCTGCTTCCGTTGATGCCAGCAAACCAGTTGATGACAAGGTTTCAGCATCAATAACTGCCGGTGCATCAGATTGCATTGAGAGAACTGCATAATGGATTatgaaagaaaagttaaataacaaagttttactaaaaaatagtcattaagtattttagttttagtgCTTCATGCAGATAACGCAAACTAAGGACTAACCCAAAGAGTTGGATCCGCTTTCGACTTTCGACAAGGAAAATGCATTCCTACAAAGGATGAGGGTGAAAAAATGGATGACGCCAAACCAACAGATTAATATAATTGGTGGAAAACATGAGACAAGATCTAGGCACACATCTATGCAAGCATGAAAGATCTAGACAATTGCACACAGGCATAATAGCCAGTATGTTGTGTCTTTCATGTCTATGAGTTTATGTAAAAGACCTCCCATTCTAATCAACTATGCTACAATATTTGCTACATGCGATCTTTTCACCTAATAGTATGAACCTATGAACCGCAATTTGTGTCCTGAGAAATTAGATGCAGATTAAGGACTTTCACTCCTGTCAGTTGAGGTCGCAGTAGGACAGATTAGATATGGAAAAACAGTTCCAGAGACGAAGGCAACTATTGTGTTTGAATCTCGGATCTTTAATCTCTAACtacaacaaagaaagaaaaggaaagacgAAAAAAGGGAACAACTTAGTTGGGATGTCATTGCTCCATTGCGATGTCTTATATGTCagtcttttaaaaagaaaagaagaaaaactctTGAATCAACACATAAGTTCTCTTTAACACTGCATCATATTACCTCGTTTCATTGACTAGCCCTGGCATATTACAATAGCCATACTAGAGAATGGATCAAAACAGTACAGAtgctttttattaaaaacaataaagtatACCTGAAACAGAGCCCCAGTTGCCTTCCAAACTGTCACACCGGCTACCTGAGTCAACAGAAGCATCAACTCTGGATGAACCatgtttaaacaaattatttgttTGATCTTGAACAGGCACAACACTGATTCCAGGCACTTCCTTGCAAGGCTCTCCATCAGGATTATCTTCAAAGCTGGAATCAGGTTCAGCAGTTAAAGGAGATGTATACTTCCAAGCAAGGTCTTCTGCAGCCTTCACTAATAGTCCAGCATCTTGTGCGTGATGTGACTCAGTAGATGTATCAACAGATTTGTTATATTCTTCATTGAGTTTGATATTAACATTGATTTCATCTTCTTTCGTGTCTCTCTGGGCACCTGGTAGTGGGCTTATATCTCTGCACTTTGTACCACTTGATTTGTTCACAGGCCTATCAAGCACAATGTCTGAAGACTCAGAAATGATAGGGCTTTCAAAATGATTGGTAGTAGATTTAGGAAATGAAGTATCAGCTACAATTGGGCTTTCCTTATATTGAGCATGAAGCACATGACGTTGTACATTTTTTCCAAGTTCATTGGAAGCATCGCTCTTATCAGCACCATCATGCTCAAATAAGTCCACTGATAGCTTGTCTTCAGATTGCAAGATGTCATCAGGTTGAGGATCTTTCAATACAATTTCAATAGCATCTTCCCCAGTAGCTCGTATAGCCTTGCCATCTGAAGCTACATGATGATTTGGGCTATCTATTACATTAATTACACTAACTGTTTCACTGATTGCAGACCCAAAGAATTCCTCCCTCTGATTCTCATTAGAGGAAACCATTAAACTACCTTCTGGTAAGCTTTTCTGTGCAGAATTTTTACACGCATCATCAGTTCCATGCACTTCAGAAAAATGCATATGACTCTCATTCTCCTCAGTTTTCATAGCATTCATAGATGGAACAATTTCATCCTGTGTTTGATAACTTTCAACTGTGAGCTTCACTGGAGAAACATCAGTATAATCTTCAGCATGCATTTCTTTAGATGTAGGCTCACTGTTGAGCATCTCCATCCCCATGCTACTACCTATAACATCTATATTCAGAGGGATGACCTCACTTTTTTCACTCAAATGGCTTGTgttataatgaaatttattttccttcGTAACTCTGTCATTTATGTCATCTCCCTCATATTTCAATGACTCAGATGAGTGTAGGAAAGGATTTTGGTATGCCACACCTTTGTGATCTTTAAAGTCTTCATACTCACTCTGAGAATGTGCTCCATCATCAGGTTTATCATTGCATGTCGGAAGCAGATCAACATTAGCATTTCCTTCTCCCTTTGCGGGCAAAATCTTGTCATCATTGGAAGTAGCAAATTGCACCACATATGCAGACTCTACCTGAGAATCATCTGTGATTACAGTTGAGTTTCGAGGAAGGCTATCTGGGGAAAACAAAGAAACGGACTCAGCTCCATTCTTTTCCTCCAGATTAACAGCTTCCACTCCTACTTGATGATCCAAGGACACCTCATCACTAACTACCATTTTAGACACTTCTTCATTCATTTTACCAACACTATCAGATGGTTCCACAATTTCAACAGTGTCCCTGTCGTAATTACTTAAAGCACCATTCTTTTCCTCCATATGAACAGCGCCATCACCCACTTGATGCTCCTCACGAACTACATCACTGACTACCATATTAGACAATCCTTCACATGTTTCCCCGACAATGTAATCAGATGATTCCTCAATTTCAACCACATCTCCAGCAGAACTAATCTCATCCTTTCCTTCCAAATTAGTCTCCTTTGTAGCAGACATCAAACTGCAATCTGTCACATTCTCAACAGCATAGATATTCTTTACTGGCAATATGTCAGGCATGGCTTCAGCTTTGCCGGGAGGTGAATCACTGGACAAACCAAGAAAAACTTCACTGTCCACAGTAGCAGATTCTTCAGTCCTCAGGTCTGCAGTGGACCTTGATAATGGGTCCACAGTAGGGCCTGACAATTGACCTTGCAACCCCACTGTGTTTCCCACTCCTAAACTTTCATTTTGTAGAATATTAGGATTTTGAGTTTGGCTTTCATTAGTTGACTTGTCAATTAACGGACTCATATCTGCAGCTGAAAATCAGACCATCAGACATTGTATGAAAAAATGCCTACTCAATACTGGAGGATatcaattttggaaaataatgtaGTTGTGTGTGCATCAATACACTTGTGCTAACTGGGATATGTGCATCAATatcttttcaaaagtttgaaaatcCAAAAACTGATTTTCTTGATTTAAAGTATGTagtaaagtttgaaaaaaatagttacatatatatgaaaattgCAAAATAGAATGGTACAGAAAAGACATTCCGGATTGAGATATGTGGATCCCTCATGTGTATTTACTCAGAAATTGTCTAAGATccataaaaatcaaaacatcCAATTGTTCCcccttttaatataattttacaagatTAATTAACTTAAAAGGTATACCCAAGGTAAAAGCTTCACTGCGGCAATTACCTCATATTCAtaagaaaatattcatttacATTCAACATAGATCGGCAGTATTACCATATAACTCATAATTTCTATGAAACTGTAGAGAATAAATCACAAtcttaaaatatcataacatcTTGATAGACTAAGAACACGTAGATTCCatcaacacacacacacgtaaTCTTTTAGTGTCAACTCTTTCCCTCAAAAATTAGTCACTAAATTTATAACActaacaaattaattcaaaattctGACTCTCATAAAAGGTTAGCTATCGTTGAACAATTGAATGCAGGAGGAATTGTGCACTTTTAGTTGCATCATGTCAGTATGGACGCTCATATGCAAAAGTCATGTGAACATATTTTTCCTAATCATGAAATAATCAGGCACGAATATTTTACCGTACCACATGCCAAAACTCGGTACATTAAGTAAAACCTAGTCAAGTTAATAAAAGGAAATGTGATGTAAAACCTATTTTCGCAGCATTCAAATCCTTGTCTTTAGAAGTTCCTGAAAATTTAGGTCCTTTTATGTCTACCATTTCCATATCAGCTCCTGCGTCCAAACTATCTTGCAACCGTTCCTTAATATCTGGATTTGATCCACTGTCCGAAAAATCTGCCACTGCATCTGAAAACACCTCATCTTCCGATCTAATAAACTTCTCTCCATTTCCTGCACTACCCTTCTCATTGTTGCCTGTCTCCAAGGAATTTGAGACTGACAAAaccaaacctaataaaataacaaattaacaaacgATCTATTTGGGAATGTATGATAATTCGAAGGCGGTAGATATAAAGTCAGGATTAGTTAGATTTACTTCATTTCCTGAGCTTCTCACTATGAAACCTAAAATGCTACAAAAAGGAAGGAAAATCACCTGGTGTCTTGTGATCATCATCAGAAACATGTTCATCATCTGAGCCATTCAAATTGTGCTGTCCCTCGGAGACGGACAGTTTGTAACCTTCAATGGTTCCACAGATCTTCTTGTGAGCACGCCTATGTTTGGCACTTGGATGTGGATTTGGAAATGGCCATCCACATTTGTGACACAAATGGGCCGCATGACTGTCGTGCCCTTCAACatccaaattacaaaacaaaagaagacCATAAAAATCTTCACCTCGAGAAAACTCCAAAAAAGAGCTGGACACAGATTCCAAAACCAGACACCCCAGAAAGAAAGGCAAAGACTTTTCAAATCAAAAGACCAACCCAACAAAACCCAGAAagagaaataatataataatggaaCATGAAAAGGGAAAGatagagagaaggagaaaataaaaaaggggGATGAGAATGCGAAGAAAAAGCACCTGCAGTTTCAATTCTTCTCTGATCTTGGTTATCCATTACCAGTGAAAGAGTAAGAAGACCCAAccaacaaagaagaaaagagaggcCAGAAAAACCAAAACTTTAGTGGAATGGATGTAGAACAGTAAAAGGGTTGAAGTCTCAGAGTAAGATCAACAGATAAGGTGGAAAGAAAGAAGAGGGTAATTACAGTAGAAGAGGAGTGGTACAGTGGTTTGGAACACcagcataaaaaacaaaagggcCCGCACCCATGTGGACAACGCATGTC encodes the following:
- the LOC106778650 gene encoding uncharacterized protein LOC106778650 isoform X1, which translates into the protein MDNQDQRRIETAGHDSHAAHLCHKCGWPFPNPHPSAKHRRAHKKICGTIEGYKLSVSEGQHNLNGSDDEHVSDDDHKTPGLVLSVSNSLETGNNEKGSAGNGEKFIRSEDEVFSDAVADFSDSGSNPDIKERLQDSLDAGADMEMVDIKGPKFSGTSKDKDLNAAKIAADMSPLIDKSTNESQTQNPNILQNESLGVGNTVGLQGQLSGPTVDPLSRSTADLRTEESATVDSEVFLGLSSDSPPGKAEAMPDILPVKNIYAVENVTDCSLMSATKETNLEGKDEISSAGDVVEIEESSDYIVGETCEGLSNMVVSDVVREEHQVGDGAVHMEEKNGALSNYDRDTVEIVEPSDSVGKMNEEVSKMVVSDEVSLDHQVGVEAVNLEEKNGAESVSLFSPDSLPRNSTVITDDSQVESAYVVQFATSNDDKILPAKGEGNANVDLLPTCNDKPDDGAHSQSEYEDFKDHKGVAYQNPFLHSSESLKYEGDDINDRVTKENKFHYNTSHLSEKSEVIPLNIDVIGSSMGMEMLNSEPTSKEMHAEDYTDVSPVKLTVESYQTQDEIVPSMNAMKTEENESHMHFSEVHGTDDACKNSAQKSLPEGSLMVSSNENQREEFFGSAISETVSVINVIDSPNHHVASDGKAIRATGEDAIEIVLKDPQPDDILQSEDKLSVDLFEHDGADKSDASNELGKNVQRHVLHAQYKESPIVADTSFPKSTTNHFESPIISESSDIVLDRPVNKSSGTKCRDISPLPGAQRDTKEDEINVNIKLNEEYNKSVDTSTESHHAQDAGLLVKAAEDLAWKYTSPLTAEPDSSFEDNPDGEPCKEVPGISVVPVQDQTNNLFKHGSSRVDASVDSGSRCDSLEGNWGSVSVLSMQSDAPAVIDAETLSSTGLLASTEAGKPNLNNSKAAPERQQSDKSEMFEPPSFMTLVEPMQVSPKATASEVQRGQNPQQSDSTSQAGWFPTLNQVVGESQERKRNEEIIAKVTNWSTSKEHTPLKSLLGEAAHSKKPKSPKSVENSGAEKTSKVSEKNGSGLTTVNSILGPESPAAQVVKGEVAKEWNSPARYPADIKREKRKVKSRPYWIQLVCCTSVGPQRR
- the LOC106778650 gene encoding uncharacterized protein LOC106778650 isoform X2, yielding MDNQDQRRIETAGHDSHAAHLCHKCGWPFPNPHPSAKHRRAHKKICGTIEGYKLSVSEGQHNLNGSDDEHVSDDDHKTPGLVLSVSNSLETGNNEKGSAGNGEKFIRSEDEVFSDAVADFSDSGSNPDIKERLQDSLDAGADMEMVDIKGPKFSGTSKDKDLNAAKIAADMSPLIDKSTNESQTQNPNILQNESLGVGNTVGLQGQLSGPTVDPLSRSTADLRTEESATVDSEVFLGLSSDSPPGKAEAMPDILPVKNIYAVENVTDCSLMSATKETNLEGKDEISSAGDVVEIEESSDYIVGETCEGLSNMVVSDVVREEHQVGDGAVHMEEKNGALSNYDRDTVEIVEPSDSVGKMNEEVSKMVVSDEVSLDHQVGVEAVNLEEKNGAESVSLFSPDSLPRNSTVITDDSQVESAYVVQFATSNDDKILPAKGEGNANVDLLPTCNDKPDDGAHSQSEYEDFKDHKGVAYQNPFLHSSESLKYEGDDINDRVTKENKFHYNTSHLSEKSEVIPLNIDVIGSSMGMEMLNSEPTSKEMHAEDYTDVSPVKLTVESYQTQDEIVPSMNAMKTEENESHMHFSEVHGTDDACKNSAQKSLPEGSLMVSSNENQREEFFGSAISETVSVINVIDSPNHHVASDGKAIRATGEDAIEIVLKDPQPDDILQSEDKLSVDLFEHDGADKSDASNELGKNVQRHVLHAQYKESPIVADTSFPKSTTNHFESPIISESSDIVLDRPVNKSSGTKCRDISPLPGAQRDTKEDEINVNIKLNEEYNKSVDTSTESHHAQDAGLLVKAAEDLAWKYTSPLTAEPDSSFEDNPDGEPCKEVPGISVVPVQDQTNNLFKHGSSRVDASVDSGSRCDSLEGNWGSVSGMHFPCRKSKADPTLWFSQCNLMHRQLLMLKPCHQLVCWHQRKQESQT